The Amaranthus tricolor cultivar Red isolate AtriRed21 chromosome 6, ASM2621246v1, whole genome shotgun sequence genome has a segment encoding these proteins:
- the LOC130816008 gene encoding translocase of chloroplast 90, chloroplastic: protein MKSIRDWVFAQLVSGSFVLLRPLSTSRLEEPKNEEFTSSGSRQNDGTVTADVLQSSSTSLENSMEVSSQQVHVDDVSSYCISGGKKLDPLSKIQALQINFFRIVQRLNQSPEDILVAKVLYRIHLATLIRAGESDLNRINLRSDKARALAAEQEAARRPPLDFSLRILVLGKTGVGKSATINTLFNQTKARTNAFKPSTDRIQEVTGSVNDIKITVIDTPGFWPSSSRNMRRNKKIMLSIKKYVKKNPPDVVLYLERLDTMSKGYNDFPLLRLMTEVFGSALWFNTILVMTNAGSAPPEGPTGSPLNYESYVTHCTDLLQRYIQLAISDTKLENPIVLAENHTNCRKNTSGERILPNGQNWKQHLLLLCTCTKVLGDANSLLGLQNSIELGPSNSSRLPLLPHLLSSFLRQRPLMTDGADEVDERSFSDDEDDEYEQLPPIRILTKLQFAKLSDSQKKDYLDELDYREILFLKKQLKEESRKRKERKLLGDKSMPNDDSTDVPDVSPEAVQLPDFAIPPSFDCDSAVYRYRGFVSSDQWLWRPVLDPQGWDHDVGFDGVSLETALEIRRNLTASVSGQMSKDKHDFSIHSECAAAYTDPRGPTYSLGLGIQSSGSDMIYTVRSHAKTGNVKHNVAGCGVSMTSFQNKYYIGTKLEDSLLIGKRLKFAANVGRMEGGGKAACGGSLEATLRGRDYPIRNDKVSMAVNFLSCNKELVLGGSFESEFRPCRGVKLSVNGNMNSQNMGQISIKTCSSEHVQIAFIAVFTILRAICRKRESKSELSEAQVG, encoded by the exons ATGAAGAGCATCAGGGATTGGGTGTTTGCTCAATTGGTTTCGGGTTCATTTGTCCTGCTAAGGCCTTTGTCCACCAGTCGTCTGGAAGAACCCAAGAATGAGGAGTTTACTTCTTCAG GGTCCAGACAAAATGATGGCACAGTAACTGCTGATGTATTGCAGTCTTCCAGCACCAGCCTAGAAAACTCGATGGAAGTGTCTTCACAGCAAGTTCATGTTGATGATGTTTCCTCTTATTGTATCAGTGGTGGGAAAAAGTTGGATCCATTGTCAAAGATTCAGgctcttcaaattaatttcttCCGCATCGTACAAAGGCTCAATCAATCACCAGAAGATATACTTGTGGCTAAAGTTTTATATCGTATCCACTTGGCCACTTTGATAAGAGCAGGGGAATCGGATTTGAATAGAATTAACCTAAGAAGTGACAAAGCTAGGGCTTTAGCAGCAGAACAGGAGGCTGCTCGGCGACCCCCACTTGATTTTTCTCTTAGGATACTTGTTTTGGGAAAGACAGGTGTTGGTAAAAGTGCTACAATAAACACTCTTTTCAATCAGACAAAGGCAAGAACTAATGCTTTCAAGCCTTCTACGGATCGCATCCAAGAGGTTACTGGTTCTGTGAATGACATTAAAATAACAGTTATTGACACTCCTGGTTTCTGGCCTTCCTCTTCTCGTAATATGAGAAGAAACAAGAAAATTATGCTTTCCATAAAAAAATATGTCAAGAAAAATCCACCAGATGTCGTTCTGTATCTTGAACGGCTCGATACCATGAGCAAGGGGTATAATGACTTCCCACTCTTGAGGCTTATGACAGAAGTTTTTGGCTCTGCGTTGTGGTTCAACACTATTCTTGTCATGACGAATGCTGGTTCAGCACCTCCCGAGGGTCCCACTGGGTCTCCCCTCAATTATGAATCGTATGTAACCCATTGCACCGACCTGCTGCAACGATATATACAGCTGGCTATTTCTGATACCAAACTCGAAAATCCTATAGTTTTAGCTGAAAATCATACCAACTGTAGGAAAAATACCTCCGGGGAGAGAATACTTCCAAATGGACAGAACTGGAAACAACATTTGCTACTACTGTGCACGTGCACTAAGGTGCTTGGTGATGCTAATTCCCTCTTGGGGCTCCAAAACAGCATTGAACTTGGGCCATCTAATAGCTCTCGGCTGCCTTTGCTGCCTCATCTGCTTTCATCTTTTCTCCGTCAACGCCCTCTAATGACTGATGGAGCAGATGAAGTTGATGAACGTTCTTTTTCAGATGATGAAGACGATGAGTATGAGCAGTTACCACCTATACGCATTCTGACAAAACTGCAATTTGCGAAGTTGAGTGACTCTCAGAAGAAAGATTATCTGGATGAGCTGGATTACcgggaaattttatttttgaagaaGCAACTTAAGGAAGAGTCACGCAAGAGGAAAGAGAGAAAGCTTTTAGGGGATAAAAGCATGCCAAATGACGACAGTACAGATGTTCCTGATGTATCTCCAGAGGCTGTACAGCTGCCTGATTTTGCTATCCCTCCAAGTTTTGACTGTGATTCTGCAGTATATAGATATCGAGGTTTTGTGTCGAGTGACCAATGGCTCTGGAGGCCTGTGTTGGATCCCCAAGGATGGGACCATGATGTGGGCTTTGATGGGGTGAGCTTAGAAACAGCTCTTGAAATCAGAAGGAACTTAACTGCTTCAGTTTCTGGACAAATGAGCAAGGACAAGCATGATTTTAGTATTCACTCCGAGTGTGCTGCTGCCTATACTGATCCCAGAGGCCCGACATACTCCTTAGGCCTTGGCATTCAGTCATCTGGCAGTGATATGATCTATACTGTGCGAAGTCATGCAAAAACAGGAAATGTGAAGCATAATGTTGCTGGTTGTGGAGTTTCTATGACATCATTCCAGAACAAATACTATATCGGTACTAAGCTTGAAGACTCTCTTCTAATCGGCAAAAGGCTGAAGTTTGCAGCAAATGTTGGTAGAATGGAGGGTGGCGGGAAAGCTGCGTGTGGTGGGAGCCTTGAAGCTACTTTAAGAGGGAGAGACTACCCCATCAGGAATGATAAAGTCAGCATGGCCGTAAATTTTCTATCCTGTAACAAGGAGTTGGTCTTGGGTGGAAGTTTTGAGTCTGAGTTCCGTCCATGCCGAGGTGTAAAATTGTCTGTTAACGGTAATATGAATAGCCAAAATATGGGGCAAATTTCTATCAAGACGTGTAGCTCTGAGCATGTTCAAATAGCTTTCATTGCGGTATTTACTATTCTAAGGGCCATTTGCCGAAAAAGGGAATCTAAATCAGAGCTTAGTGAAGCTCAAGTGGGATGA